One segment of Carya illinoinensis cultivar Pawnee chromosome 1, C.illinoinensisPawnee_v1, whole genome shotgun sequence DNA contains the following:
- the LOC122301566 gene encoding uncharacterized protein LOC122301566 produces MEKMIKSPQLVDVDTRDDLYAILPGNIRSMLRDRLKGSTGFLTSNLILAGELREALGRILGWLSPLTHNMIIWQSEKSFEQQTLVPKTNVMLLQLLFFVNKEKTEAATTELLVGLNYFWKPEREMATRTLFKSTNFNGILNALTQEFEGVCRSGLELIH; encoded by the coding sequence ATGGAGAAGATGATCAAGTCACCACAATTGGTCGATGTGGATACCAGGgatgatctttatgcaatattacCTGGTAATATACGTTCGATGCTGAGGGATAGGTTGAAGGGATCCACGGGGTTTTTGACGAGCAATCTAATTCTTGCTGGGGAGTTGAGGGAAGCCTTGGGAAGGATCTTGGGTTGGTTGTCACCATTAAcacataatatgataatatggCAAAGTGAAAAGAGCTTTGAGCAACAAACTTTGGTGCCCAAAACAAACGTAATGCTTCTGCAGTTGCTATTTTTTGTGAACAAGGAGAAGACTGAGGCTGCCACTACTGAGTTATTAGTGGGATTGAACTACTTTTGGAAGCCCGAGAGGGAGATGGCTACTAGGACATTATTCAAATCCACCAACTTCAATGGGATCTTGAATGCCCTAACACAAGAGTTTGAAGGTGTGTGCCGATCTGGTTTAGAGCTCATACACTGA
- the LOC122307180 gene encoding multidrug resistance protein 2, with product MGINRVISRFGARLPSKPLLPRRLETMKRRKFFGVSLSLILINMAAIMERADENLLPAVYKEVSEAFSAGPSDLGYLTFIRNLVQGLASPLAGVLVINHDRPTVLAMGTFFWAVSTAAVGASQQFFQVAFWRAINGFGLAIVIPALQSFIADSYTDGVRGTGFGLLSLVGTLGGIGGGVLATIMAGQQYWGMPGWRVAFVMMATLSSLIGWLVFLFVEDPRKTTSVAHYTSDDEERTDSIDKGNASTAASIWLESWTAMKTVMKVKTFQIIVLQGIVGSLPWTAMVFFTMWFELIGFDHNSAAALLSIFAIGCATGSLLGGLIADRISQIYPNSGRIMCAQFSAFMGIPFSWFLLTVIPQLVGSYFTFAATLFIMGLTISWNATAANGPMFAEVVPSKHRTMIYAFDRAFEGSFSSVAAPLVGILSEKIYGYDSKSVDPVSGSAREALALSKGLITMMAIPFGLCCLFYTPLYHTFRRDRENARLATLKEEQMT from the exons ATGGGCATCAATCGGGTCATCTCAAGATTTGGTGCTCGTCTTCCATCCAAACCTCTGCTTCCCAGACGATTGGAAACTATGAA aagaagaaaattttttggGGTTTCTCTGTCTCTCATTCTGATAAACATGGCTGCCATAATGGAGCGTGCTGACGAGAATCTCCTCCCAGCTGTTTACAAAGAAGTCAGTGAAGCTTTCAGTGCCGGGCCATCTGACCTGGGCTATCTTACATTTATAAGGAACCTCGTGCAGGGCCTTGCATCACCCTTGGCAGGTGTACTAGTTATAAACCATGATCGCCCTACAGTTCTTGCAATGGGCACTTTCTTCTGGGCAGTATCAACTGCTGCAGTGGGTGCGAGTCAACAATTTTTTCAAGTTGCATTCTGGAGAGCAATAAATGGCTTTGGTTTAGCCATTGTGATACCAGCACTCCAGTCCTTCATTGCTGATAGCTATACAGATGGAGTGAGGGGAACAGGATTTGGGCTACTAAGCCTTGTTGGTACCTTAGGTGGCATCGGAGGTGGTGTTCTAGCAACAATTATGGCTGGTCAGCAATACTGGGGCATGCCTGGATGGCGTGTAGCCTTTGTCATGATGGCAACCTTGAGTTCACTAATTGGGTGgcttgttttcttgtttgtgGAAGACCCTAGAAAAACAACCAGTGTTGCACATTATACCAGCGATGATGAAGAAAG GACTGATTCGATAGATAAGGGCAATGCTAGTACTGCAGCTTCAATTTGGCTGGAGTCTTGGACGGCAATGAAAACTGTTATGAAAGTGAAAACATTTCAAATCATTGTGTTGCAGGGCATTGTTGGGTCACTACCATGGACTGCCATGGTGTTCTTCACTATGTGGTTTGAACTAATTG GTTTTGATCATAATAGTGCAGCAGcccttttaagtatttttgccATTGGATGTGCTACGGGGTCCCTCCTTGGTGGATTAATAGCTGATCGAATATCACAAATCTACCCTAACTCTGGTCGTATCATGTGTGCGCAGTTTAGCGCCTTCATGGGCATCCCATTCTCATGGTTCCTTCTTACAGTAATCCCCCAATTAGTAGGCAGCTACTTCACCTTTGCTGCAACTCTCTTTATAATGGGACTAACCATCAGCTGGAATGCCACTGCTGCAAATGGCCCTATGTTTGCTGAGGTGGTACCTTCTAAGCACCGGACCATGATTTATGCATTTGATCGTGCTTTTGAAGGATCATTCTCTTCTGTTGCCGCTCCCTTGGTAGGTATTCTTTCAGAGAAGATATATGGCTATGATTCGAAATCTGTGGATCCAGTTTCAGGGTCTGCAAGGGAGGCTCTGGCATTGTCCAAGGGACTTATCACGATGATGGCTATTCCATTTGGTTTGTGTTGCTTGTTTTACACACCTCTGTATCATACTTTTAGGCGGGACCGTGAAAATGCAAGATTGGCTACTTTGAAAGAGGAACAAATGACTTAA
- the LOC122307190 gene encoding NEDD8-conjugating enzyme Ubc12-like — protein MIRLFKVKEKQRELAENSQGGVPVKKQTAGELRLHKDISELNLPKSCAISFPNGKDDLMNFEVSIRPDEGYYLGGTFLFSFQVSPIYPHEAPKVKCKTKVYHPNIDLEGSVCLNILREDWKPVLNINTIIYGLYHLFTEPNSEDPLNHDAAAVLRDNPKMFEANVRRAMAGGYVGQTFFQRCL, from the exons ATGATTAGGTTATtcaaagtaaaggaaaagcagAGAGAACTTGCTGAAAATTCCCAAGGTGGGGTACCTGTAAAGAAGCAAACAGCTGGAGAATTGCGTCTTCATAAAG ATATCTCTGAGCTGAATCTACCAAAATCGTGTGCCATATCATTTCCCAATGGCAAGGATGACCTGATGAATTTTGAGGTTTCTATTCGACCTGATGAAGGATATTATTT GGGTGGCACATTTTTGTTCTCCTTCCAAGTTTCTCCCATCTATCCACACGAGGCACCAAAGGTCAAGTGCAAAACGAAG GTCTATCACCCCAATATTGACTTGGAAGGAAGTGTCTGCCTCAACATCCTTCGGGAAGATTGGAAACCTGTCCTTAATATAAACACCATCATCTATGGGCTATATCATCTTTTCACG GAACCAAATTCCGAGGATCCTCTTAATCATGATGCAGCTGCGGTGTTGAGAGACAATCCAAAGATGTTTGAAGCTAATGTGAGAAGGGCCATGGCTGGTGGATACGTGGGGCAAACCTTTTTTCAACGGTGTCTGTAG
- the LOC122307203 gene encoding BES1/BZR1 homolog protein 2-like has product MAGGGSTGRLPTWKERENNKRRERRRRAIAAKIYSGLRAQGNYKLPKHCDNNEVLKALCAEAGWIVQDDGTTYRQGSKPPPGEIAGTSTNLSACSSLQPSPQSSNFASPIPSYHASPSSSSFPSPTRFDANPSTYLLPFLRNIASIPANLPPLRISNSAPVTPPLSSPTSRGSKRKPDWESLYSGSQNSFHQPLFAASAPASPTRRHQIMPATIPECDESDASTVDSGRWVSFQTVAHLAPPLSPTFNLMKPGAQQGSFQDGVDGHRGLDWGAAAERGRGSEFEFESGRVKPWEGERIHEVGVDDLELTLGSGKTHG; this is encoded by the exons ATGGCCGGTGGGGGGTCTACGGGGAGGTTGCCGACGTGGAAAGAGAGGGAGAACAACAAGAGGAgggagagaaggagaagagCCATTGCTGCCAAGATATACTCTGGTCTTAGAGCTCAGGGGAACTATAAGCTTCCCAAGCACTGCGACAACAACGAGGTCTTGAAGGCGCTCTGTGCGGAGGCCGGCTGGATCGTCCAAGACGATGGCACCACCTATCGTCAG GGAAGCAAGCCACCCCCTGGCGAGATTGCAGGCACTTCAACAAACCTCAGTGCATGTTCCTCGCTTCAACCAAGCCCACAGTCCTCAAATTTCGCGAGTCCTATACCATCCTATCATGCCAGCCCATCATCGTCCTCCTTCCCAAGCCCTACACGCTTTGATGCAAACCCCTCCACATATCTCCTCCCGTTCCTTCGCAACATTGCCTCCATCCCCGCGAATCTCCCTCCTCTTAGAATATCTAATAGTGCGCCAGTAACGCCACCTCTTTCATCGCCAACCTCTAGAGGTTCAAAGCGAAAACCTGACTGGGAATCCCTTTACAGTGGCTCCCAAAACTCCTTCCACCAGCCTCTCTTTGCTGCCTCTGCCCCCGCAAGCCCTACACGGCGCCACCAAATTATGCCTGCCACAATACCAGAATGCGACGAGTCTGATGCTTCCACAGTGGACTCAGGTCGCTGGGTCAGTTTCCAGACAGTTGCACATCtagcacctcctctttcaccAACGTTTAATTTAATGAAACCAGGGGCCCAACAGGGTTCTTTCCAAGATGGTGTTGACGGACATAGGGGCCTAGACTGGGGGGCTGCAGCGGAGAGGGGGAGAGGCTCAGAGTTTGAGTTTGAGAGTGGCAGAGTGAAGCCATGGGAGGGTGAGAGAATCCATGAAGTAGGAGTGGATGATCTGGAGCTTACATTAGGGAGTGGGAAGACCCATGGTTAA